Proteins found in one Crassostrea angulata isolate pt1a10 chromosome 3, ASM2561291v2, whole genome shotgun sequence genomic segment:
- the LOC128178397 gene encoding ribonuclease Oy-like — MRPVLYFVLTTVSIVVAKSSEWDMFALSLTWPVTLCRFSELNKPPQKCVISSKLWTIHGLWPSARNRDHDPENCPISKPFNKNEIQNLWEPLNKYWPNQFPRTPKYSFWKHEWEKHGRCATEVRETGSEHLYFNKTLSLRMKYNIDEILSSAGIKPGEKYQLQDIKSVLKQKLGSKPIILCGNVKKVHWISAMVICMDRKFQLFDCPEKRIAERSYFNTPLPPHDRCRAEVFYPMK; from the exons ATGAgacctgttttgtattttgttttgacGACTGTTTCGAT AGTTGTTGCGAAATCATCAGAATGGGATATGTTCGCCTTGAGCTTAACATGGCCAGTAACACTATGTAGATTCAGTGAACTGAat aaaccGCCTCAAAAATGTGTAATCTCGTCAAAACTGTGGACAATTCACGGTCTTTG GCCAAGTGCCAGAAATAGAGATCACGACCCTGAAAATTGCCCGATATCCAAACCCTTTAATAAAAACGAGATCCAG aaTTTATGGGAACCTTTGAACAAATACTGGCCGAATCAATTTCCAAGAACTCCAAAATATTCATTCTG GAAACATGAATGGGAAAAGCATGGCAGATGTGCAACAGAAGTGAGAGAAACAGGGAGCGAGCATCTCTATTTCAACAAAACTCTTTCTCTGCGTATGAAATACAACATTGACGA AATTTTATCTTCTGCCGGTATCAAGCCTGGGGAAAAGTACCAG CTGCAAGACATCaaaagtgttttaaaacaaaaattgggAAGCAAACCAATCATATTATGCGGTAATGTCAAG aaagtTCACTGGATATCGGCGATGGTAATATGCATGGATAGGAAGTTCCAACTATTTGATTGTCCAGAGAAAAGGATAGCAGAGAGATCGTATTTCAACACACCGCTGCCGCCACACGATCGGTGCCGAGCAGAAGTGTTTTATCCAATGAAATAG